One region of Endozoicomonas sp. Mp262 genomic DNA includes:
- a CDS encoding PatB family C-S lyase, whose product MNPDFDTLIDRRHTSSLKWDRYKNKDVIPLWVADMDFRTAPEIIESLARRIDHGIFGYTVPDEELSQLVVERLHNLYQWDIQPEWLVWLPGLVTALNLAVRSVAKEGETVAVPVPVYYPFLMAPKLGGRQSISVNWQKINGTWRLDLNELENKITTDTKLLLLCNPQNPNGRVLTPSELKAIETLCHKHSLVVCSDEVHCDIILDQTCKHTPYASISQHALDHSITLMSPSKTFNLAGFGCAFAIIPNGELRHRFQNTRKGIVPAPDNMLMGFTATKAAYRHGEPWRQCMLEYLRSNHNYLLKAINAIPGLRMNPVEATYLAWIDASKLQLDDPHRFFEEAGVGLSPGAQFGDANFLRLNFGCSRALLETAVERIKKAVYKIT is encoded by the coding sequence GTGAACCCGGATTTCGATACCCTAATTGACCGACGTCATACCTCAAGCCTGAAGTGGGATCGTTATAAAAATAAAGACGTTATCCCTCTTTGGGTGGCAGATATGGACTTTCGCACTGCCCCGGAAATTATTGAATCCTTAGCCCGGCGTATTGATCACGGTATTTTTGGTTACACCGTCCCGGATGAAGAACTGAGTCAACTGGTAGTGGAGCGGCTTCATAATCTGTATCAATGGGATATCCAGCCGGAATGGCTGGTGTGGTTGCCAGGTCTGGTCACGGCATTGAACCTGGCGGTAAGGTCTGTGGCTAAAGAAGGTGAAACAGTTGCCGTTCCCGTGCCTGTCTATTACCCGTTTTTAATGGCTCCCAAGCTGGGAGGCCGACAATCCATCAGTGTTAACTGGCAAAAAATCAATGGAACATGGCGCCTGGACCTTAATGAACTGGAAAATAAAATCACTACAGATACCAAACTACTACTACTTTGCAACCCCCAGAACCCCAACGGCAGGGTGCTGACCCCATCAGAGCTTAAGGCCATAGAGACACTGTGCCACAAACACAGCCTGGTGGTCTGCTCAGACGAAGTACACTGCGATATTATTCTGGATCAAACCTGTAAACATACGCCTTATGCCTCTATCAGCCAGCATGCCCTGGACCACTCCATCACCTTAATGTCCCCCTCTAAAACCTTTAACCTGGCAGGCTTTGGTTGTGCTTTTGCGATCATCCCCAACGGTGAGCTTCGACACCGTTTTCAAAACACGCGAAAAGGTATAGTGCCAGCCCCGGATAATATGCTGATGGGCTTTACCGCCACCAAGGCAGCCTATCGACACGGAGAACCCTGGCGGCAGTGCATGCTTGAATACCTGAGAAGTAACCATAACTATCTTCTGAAAGCCATTAATGCCATTCCCGGACTCCGTATGAACCCTGTTGAAGCCACTTACCTGGCCTGGATTGATGCCAGTAAACTACAGCTTGATGATCCTCACCGCTTCTTTGAAGAAGCCGGTGTGGGTCTCTCACCCGGTGCCCAGTTTGGTGATGCCAACTTTTTAAGGTTAAACTTTGGTTGCAGCAGGGCCTTGCTGGAAACCGCTGTGGAGAGGATAAAAAAAGCGGTGTATAAGATAACTTGA
- the tsaA gene encoding tRNA (N6-threonylcarbamoyladenosine(37)-N6)-methyltransferase TrmO produces the protein MSKPTLAQFQFQQVGVIHSCYRQKFGIPRQPGIVTAAEAELELLPPYNQENLIRGIEGFSHIWVHFIFHQTMNEGWRPTIRPPRLGGKQRMGVFATRSTHRPNPIGMSVVELKGIRSGNGKVILELGAADLLDSTPVIDIKPYLPYADAIPKAMGGFAPLPVTLAEVKFSEQARKKCETYQQRTGRQLITLIEQILGQDPRPAYLGETTHRRHGTALWDINVVWESRGDYFLVTDLEYNKDIKEPE, from the coding sequence GTGAGCAAACCCACCCTTGCCCAATTCCAGTTCCAACAGGTTGGCGTTATCCACTCCTGTTACCGGCAAAAGTTTGGCATCCCCCGGCAGCCCGGCATCGTCACTGCTGCCGAGGCGGAACTTGAACTGTTACCGCCTTATAATCAGGAAAACCTGATTCGGGGTATAGAAGGTTTTTCCCATATCTGGGTTCATTTTATTTTTCACCAGACCATGAATGAAGGCTGGCGCCCCACCATTCGCCCTCCCCGCCTGGGTGGCAAACAGCGTATGGGGGTATTCGCCACACGTTCAACCCACAGGCCAAATCCCATAGGCATGTCGGTGGTGGAACTAAAGGGCATTCGCTCAGGCAATGGTAAAGTCATACTCGAACTGGGTGCCGCTGACCTTCTGGATAGCACACCGGTTATTGATATTAAACCCTACCTGCCTTACGCCGATGCCATTCCAAAGGCAATGGGCGGCTTTGCACCCTTACCTGTTACCCTGGCAGAGGTAAAATTCTCGGAGCAGGCCAGGAAAAAGTGTGAAACCTATCAGCAACGAACAGGCCGCCAGCTGATAACACTGATTGAGCAAATTCTCGGGCAAGACCCTCGACCAGCTTATCTCGGGGAGACCACCCATCGTCGCCACGGCACAGCACTCTGGGATATTAATGTGGTCTGGGAATCCCGGGGGGATTATTTTCTTGTAACAGACCTTGAATACAACAAAGACATAAAGGAACCGGAGTGA
- a CDS encoding YheU family protein, with the protein MIIPYQMLEKETLNSLIEEYVSRDGTDNGFDQDLTSRVAMVMKQLATEEAVIVFDSESQTANIVCKKDLGSKL; encoded by the coding sequence GTGATCATTCCCTACCAGATGCTTGAAAAAGAAACATTAAATAGCCTGATCGAAGAGTACGTTAGCCGCGATGGCACAGATAATGGCTTTGACCAGGATCTGACCAGCCGTGTTGCCATGGTGATGAAGCAACTGGCAACAGAAGAGGCGGTTATTGTTTTTGACAGTGAAAGTCAGACAGCCAATATTGTGTGTAAAAAAGACCTTGGCTCAAAACTGTAA
- a CDS encoding MipA/OmpV family protein gives MALTITPVTASTGVSLDDNPNIWGLGLNVRYAHVPFNTYSDTSSNLVPELYYNGDIFFLEGSAGGFKLLRRDRWSLDFLGRMRFGDLPAKVGQEYRMDTTDWGARLRYQVNNSQRWYATAMSDLHHATYLDIGHEWQFESPRFKTEPYIQLRIKDAGYNSYYYGGTHLSGHRLGGGIEASIGIDTRYHLTRGIYLVAGLEYTQLDSQARKSQFLSSNYKAAANAGIMIMGDRTPVTGNGIMPDGSYLRIAHGWATPSDMGEILSGKNDSEGFDDTLSSVFYGHPLMKNTFDLPLDLYMHSGLVWHHQSDTQKRGIEGVISMKAYYTLNWPTQWRIGLAEGLSYVSRATHVEKAELERKESSENRLMNYLDISFDFNIGQLIGNRGLDKIWLGYSMHHRSSIFERSSQFGRIKGGSNYNTVYLQFDF, from the coding sequence TTGGCTCTAACAATAACACCTGTTACAGCTTCTACCGGGGTTTCTCTGGATGACAACCCCAATATCTGGGGACTGGGCCTAAACGTCCGCTACGCCCATGTTCCCTTCAATACCTACAGTGATACCAGCAGCAACCTGGTTCCAGAACTCTACTACAACGGAGACATATTCTTTCTTGAAGGCAGTGCGGGCGGTTTTAAGCTACTACGAAGAGACCGGTGGTCATTGGATTTCCTGGGGCGCATGCGCTTTGGCGATCTGCCTGCAAAAGTTGGCCAGGAATATCGAATGGATACCACTGACTGGGGAGCACGTCTGCGTTATCAGGTAAATAACAGTCAACGCTGGTATGCAACAGCCATGTCTGATCTGCACCATGCCACTTATCTGGATATAGGCCATGAGTGGCAATTTGAAAGCCCGAGGTTCAAAACCGAGCCTTATATCCAGCTCCGCATCAAAGATGCTGGATACAATAGCTACTACTATGGTGGAACCCATCTTAGTGGCCACCGGCTGGGAGGAGGGATTGAAGCCTCTATCGGGATTGACACCCGATATCATCTAACCAGGGGCATCTATCTGGTTGCAGGACTGGAATACACTCAACTGGATAGCCAGGCACGTAAAAGCCAGTTTCTTAGCAGTAATTATAAAGCAGCAGCCAATGCAGGCATAATGATAATGGGGGACCGGACACCAGTGACCGGTAATGGCATCATGCCTGATGGTAGCTATCTCCGGATTGCCCATGGCTGGGCAACACCTTCCGACATGGGAGAAATTCTTAGTGGAAAAAATGACTCAGAGGGGTTTGATGATACTCTCAGCTCCGTTTTTTACGGCCACCCCCTGATGAAAAACACCTTTGACCTGCCATTGGATTTATATATGCATTCTGGCCTAGTCTGGCATCATCAATCTGATACCCAAAAACGGGGAATCGAAGGGGTGATATCCATGAAGGCTTATTATACCCTTAACTGGCCGACCCAGTGGCGTATTGGCCTGGCAGAGGGGTTATCCTATGTATCCAGGGCAACCCACGTTGAAAAAGCCGAGCTGGAGCGAAAAGAAAGCAGTGAAAACCGATTGATGAATTATCTTGATATCAGCTTTGATTTTAACATTGGTCAACTGATCGGCAACCGTGGTCTGGATAAAATCTGGCTGGGGTACAGTATGCACCACCGCTCATCTATATTTGAGCGCTCCTCCCAGTTTGGCCGGATCAAGGGTGGCAGTAATTATAATACGGTGTATCTACAGTTTGATTTTTAG